The genomic interval TTAGATAATGGTACTGTTAACCTACTAGAGGGAACAAAAATTGAGAGTGACTTAACAGATTATGCAAATTATTCATTTAATGTTGGTATCATGTATAAACCTTCTGATAAATTAATATTGGGCTTAACATATAGATCAAGAACCCATACAAATTTCAAGGGTACCGTTAAAGTAAAAGATGCAACAGGAAAAGTACTTCAAAAAGTAAATGCCACAACCACAATAGATCATCCTGATCAGATACAATTTGGTATAAGATATATACCCATAAAAAAATTATCTCTTGAGGCTGATATAGAATGGACTCATTGGAGTTTAATCAATAAATATACTTCTAATTTCAATCCCGCTCTTGAAATTCCAATTATTTTTGGCCCCATTAATACATATAAAAGCTTGTATAGTAAAACATTTCCAAGGTATTGGAAAAATACACTTCAATTTAGATTCGGTGCTCAATACAAACTCTCAAATGTTGTCACATTGAGGGGAGGTTATTATTACGATCCCTCACCAATCCCAGATAATACATTTGACGCAATATGGCCAGATGGCAACAAAAGCACATTTTCGTTGGGAGCAGGTTTGAATTTTGGTAGGTTAAGTGTAGATTTAGCAGCTCAGTACACTGTTTCGATGCAAAAAAGAATTATCGGAGGTGAAAGCGAGGAATTAAATAGTTCATACCAATCAATTACAACTTCAGGCATACAGAACGGTAAAGTAAAAACCACCGCCTCTGGACATATTTGGGGTTATGCAATAACACTAAATTACAAATTTTAATCTTTAAAGGGAGGACTATTTAGTCCTCCCTTACAAACATTTGATTCAACAAGTAAGAAACTTTCCACTAAAAAACAAACGCCGGATCTTTTATATATGTAAATTTGGCATCCTAAAAATGATGTAATAAAAATCAGATTTAAAACCTATTGTTCCCGAAAATCCTCAAATTGTTGGAGCACTTGGTGCAGCTTTAGAGGCAGCTAAATGCTAAAGTTTTGGCAATTTCCAGCCAAAAAATATGGCAAGCACCCTTATAACGAACACCACGCAGAATGTGGAATATACAACAATATTGCCATTCAAACCCATCTTAATTGCAATATAAAACCATATAGCGCCTATAATTGCACATGTTGCATAAAAATCCTCTTTTAAAACAAGGGGTGTTGTGTTGCTTAGAACATCACTAATCATGCCCCCACCTACAGCGGTTAGAAAGGAAAGCATGATAATGCCTGCTATATTAAATCCGCTGTTGAAAGCCACAACACCACCTGTCACGGCAAAGGCTGCAAGGCCAACGGCATCGAATATTTTTAAAATAACACTTTTTGATAGATCCTTTGAGGAGATTTTATATATCAACAGCGCAATCAGAATACCTAACGCTGTAAAACCTATATCGTTGTATCCGCAAAAGGCTGCAGGAGTTCTGTTTGCCAGCACATCCCGTGTTATACCACCACCCAAAGCAGTTAAAAAACCCAAAATCGATACACCTAAAATGTCCAATTTCCTGTTAATGCCCTTATATGAGCCTGCAATAGCAAAGGCAATTAAGCCAATGTCGTTTGTTATACTGTATGCAAAACCGCCAAGCTCAAACATTCAAAAACTCCGTAGAAATTTTGCCGTTTTGATGTTATTTTAAAACAAAAAAGTGGAGGTGTCTATGGCAATCAAAGAATATCCCTATTTTGATGCAACCAAAATTGCAGAGCTAATAAAAAGCGGTGAACTTTCAAAAAAAGAGGTAGCTGAAGAGGCAATTGAGAGGATAGAAAAGATCAATCCAAAAATCAATGCGGTAATCACAAAAACCTATGATTATGCCAATAAAGTTAACCAGCAAGTCACAGACAAACCGCTTGATGGGGTGCCTATTTTGCTTAAGGATATATTGCAATCTCTAAAAGGCGTTAGATACACAATGGGCTCAAAGGCGATGAAAAACTACATAGCTGGTGAGGATTCAGACTATGTTAAGCGGATCAAGCAAACGGGAACCATTATTTTAGGAAAAACAAATGTGCCGGAATTTGGACTTATGGGCACCACAGAGCCAAGGGCATTTGGTCCCACAAAAAATCCATGGAATTTAAAACATTCAAGCGGTGGCTCAAGTGGAGGTTCTGCTGCCGCTGTGGCGAGCGGCATGGTACCAATTGCATGTGGTAATGATGGTGGTGGTTCGATAAGAATTCCATCATCCTGCTGTGGCCTTGTGGGTTTAAAACCATCGAGGGGTAGAACGCCAACAGGACCGGTTTTTGGCGATGTGTGGATGGGTCTTGTAGCAGAGCATGTAATAACAAAAAGTGTGAGAGATTCTGCTTTGTTGCTTGATTTAACACAGGGTGAAACAGTCGGTGCACCCTATATTATCAAGCCACCTGCAAAACCCTATATTGAAGAAATAAAAACACCGCCAGAAAAACTTATGATCGCATTTAATCTTGATTCACCACTTGGAGATAAAATCAATTCAGAGGTTAGACAAAGCGTTGAAAAAACAGCAAAATTGTTGAGCGATTTAGGACATATCGTTGTTGAAGATAAACCCAAACTTGATTATATGCAACTTGCAAAAAGTTATGTCCTTTTGATGTGTTCTGAGACAGCACTGGATATTGAAATAGCATCAAAACTCAGAGGCAAAGAGATAACAAAATCGGAGGTAGAAATCTCCACATGGATTCTGGCAAGGCTGGGTAAAAAAATTCCAGCTTATGAGATTTCTAAAGCAAAGTTTGTATTTGATAACGCATCGCGTGTAATGGGACAGTTTCACAACAAATACGATATTTATTTAACGCCCACACTTGCAGATCTGCCTGCAAAATTGGGTAAGCTTACACCTTCGGCTTTAGAAAATTTTTTAATGAACCTGCTTTCAAGTATTGGCGCTGAAGGAGTTATTCACAAAGCCGGTATTCTTGATCAGATAGCATATAAACAGCTCTCCAAACTGCCATTTACACAGCTTGCCAACCAGACAGGTCAACCTGCCATATCACTGCCCATGGGTTTTACAACAAACGGTTTGCCTGTTGGAGTCCAGCTTATGGCAGCATTTGGCAGAGAAGATTTGCTGTTAAAATTATCGGCCCAGATAGAAGAAGCCGTTGGGGGATTTTTTAAAAGATTGCCTGATTTGTAAAAAAGAGGGGCTTGTGCCCCCCTGATCAATTTTCAAGCTGGCTTTCAACAATCTGTGCAATATCCATTACCTTCATCTTTTCATCAAGTGAGAGGTCTACAACACCATCACCCAGCATAATATTACAGAACGGGCAGGCCGTTGCTATAACATCGGCATTGGTGTGAGAAATCTCTTCGGTTCTGACTTTGTTGATGCGTGTGCCTTCCTCTTCAATCCACATCATGCCGCCACCAGCACCACAGCAAAAACTCTTCATCTTGTTGTTCTTTGTTTCAGTCAGTGATGCGCCTGTTGAAGTAATAACACTTCTTGGAGCATCAAACTCACCTGAGTGTCTGCCAAGATAGCATGGATCGTGGAAAACAACCTTTTTTGCAAAATCTTTCTTGAGCTTTAGTTTGCCCTCTTCAATCAGTTGTTTAATGAATTGAGAATGATGAACAACCTCAAAGAAGTCTCCGCCAAACTTTGGATACTCATTTTTAAGTGTATAATAACCATGTGGGCAGGTTACAACAATCTTTTTAATGTTATGAGCCCTGAATGTTTCAATGTTTTCTACTGCAAGGTTGTAGAACAGGTATTCATTACCCAACCTTCTTGCAGAATCTCCACAGCATTTCTCCTTGGTGCCCAATATGGCATATTTTACACCGGCTTTATTGAGGATTTTAGCAAAAGATTTGGCTATTGCTTTGCCTCTATCATCAAAAGCGCCTGCACACCCCACAAAGAAAAGTATATCGGGATTGGGTTCTTCATCAATTGTTTTAACCCCTAAATCCTTTGCCCAATCAGCCCTGTAACCAACATTTATGCCCCATGGATTGGCATTGGTCTCAAGGTTGTTAAATGTTGAAATAAGTTTTTCAGGAAATCTCCCCTCTGTCATAACAAGATAGCGTTTCATATCGATCATAGCCCTGATGTGTTCATTACCCACAGGACACACAGCCTGACATGCTCCACAGGTTGTACATTGAAATAAAGCCTTCTCCGGTATGCTTACCTGATACTCAACATAAGTTTTTTCTGGTAATTCAAGATCATATTCCTTAAATAAGGGAACACGGTTTTCTTCGTTATCCTCTTTGTTGCCGAGTAGAATGTCAGCATTTTCAAGTATATTGTCTTTAATTGTAAGCACAATTTCTTTGGGAACAAGCAGTTTTCCCGTATTGGCAGCAGGACATAATCCTGAGCATCTACCACACTCCGTACAGGCATAGCCATCAAACACCTGCTTCCAGGTTAACTCTTCAACCTTTCCAACACCAAAGCTTTCGGCCTCTTCATCCTCAAAGTCGATTTCTCTTAGCTTCATCGATTCATCTAAGTTGACAAAATAGTTGTTAGGAATAGAGGCAAGAATATGAAGGTGCTTTGAGTGAGGGATAAAATCCAAAAATGCCAGTATTGCAATAACATGAATCCAGTATGCAACCTCATATGCCGCAAAGCTGTATGATGGATGTAAAATGTTAAAGAAGAATTGAGCCACA from Hippea jasoniae carries:
- a CDS encoding trimeric intracellular cation channel family protein, with protein sequence MFELGGFAYSITNDIGLIAFAIAGSYKGINRKLDILGVSILGFLTALGGGITRDVLANRTPAAFCGYNDIGFTALGILIALLIYKISSKDLSKSVILKIFDAVGLAAFAVTGGVVAFNSGFNIAGIIMLSFLTAVGGGMISDVLSNTTPLVLKEDFYATCAIIGAIWFYIAIKMGLNGNIVVYSTFCVVFVIRVLAIFFGWKLPKL
- a CDS encoding heterodisulfide reductase-related iron-sulfur binding cluster, with translation MSYIQPIALAVVLIVSLYIFFARVSFLLKLLKFTQPENRFDRVSQRIASAIKRGFLQLCHFKISDPDILYTGIMHMMLFFGFIVLLFGEIEIFLKGFINGFSYEVIIGAQAYNIYLFLEELFALLVLVAVGMGFYRRLVVKPKKENYHFSAYFILVLITILMLTIFFMDMMDIAKEGNNPYMFVAQFFFNILHPSYSFAAYEVAYWIHVIAILAFLDFIPHSKHLHILASIPNNYFVNLDESMKLREIDFEDEEAESFGVGKVEELTWKQVFDGYACTECGRCSGLCPAANTGKLLVPKEIVLTIKDNILENADILLGNKEDNEENRVPLFKEYDLELPEKTYVEYQVSIPEKALFQCTTCGACQAVCPVGNEHIRAMIDMKRYLVMTEGRFPEKLISTFNNLETNANPWGINVGYRADWAKDLGVKTIDEEPNPDILFFVGCAGAFDDRGKAIAKSFAKILNKAGVKYAILGTKEKCCGDSARRLGNEYLFYNLAVENIETFRAHNIKKIVVTCPHGYYTLKNEYPKFGGDFFEVVHHSQFIKQLIEEGKLKLKKDFAKKVVFHDPCYLGRHSGEFDAPRSVITSTGASLTETKNNKMKSFCCGAGGGMMWIEEEGTRINKVRTEEISHTNADVIATACPFCNIMLGDGVVDLSLDEKMKVMDIAQIVESQLEN
- a CDS encoding OmpP1/FadL family transporter, encoding MKRWLLVVVLSLGTLLTLPSTIAFAGNVDTYGIGAKAIALGGAYAAYADGPFAAYYNPAGLTQIKKPTLSMGAELLDPSLKLGNYRAEDSYHKITPYGVSIKDTSPNLVIPFIGFAMPFPNNDRFVFGIAAYVPYGLHIKWDDNLAKNPAAYNSYESYYFREVINPTIAYKINDKWSIGFGILIGMSKTGTKNWQYLDNGTVNLLEGTKIESDLTDYANYSFNVGIMYKPSDKLILGLTYRSRTHTNFKGTVKVKDATGKVLQKVNATTTIDHPDQIQFGIRYIPIKKLSLEADIEWTHWSLINKYTSNFNPALEIPIIFGPINTYKSLYSKTFPRYWKNTLQFRFGAQYKLSNVVTLRGGYYYDPSPIPDNTFDAIWPDGNKSTFSLGAGLNFGRLSVDLAAQYTVSMQKRIIGGESEELNSSYQSITTSGIQNGKVKTTASGHIWGYAITLNYKF
- a CDS encoding amidase, yielding MAIKEYPYFDATKIAELIKSGELSKKEVAEEAIERIEKINPKINAVITKTYDYANKVNQQVTDKPLDGVPILLKDILQSLKGVRYTMGSKAMKNYIAGEDSDYVKRIKQTGTIILGKTNVPEFGLMGTTEPRAFGPTKNPWNLKHSSGGSSGGSAAAVASGMVPIACGNDGGGSIRIPSSCCGLVGLKPSRGRTPTGPVFGDVWMGLVAEHVITKSVRDSALLLDLTQGETVGAPYIIKPPAKPYIEEIKTPPEKLMIAFNLDSPLGDKINSEVRQSVEKTAKLLSDLGHIVVEDKPKLDYMQLAKSYVLLMCSETALDIEIASKLRGKEITKSEVEISTWILARLGKKIPAYEISKAKFVFDNASRVMGQFHNKYDIYLTPTLADLPAKLGKLTPSALENFLMNLLSSIGAEGVIHKAGILDQIAYKQLSKLPFTQLANQTGQPAISLPMGFTTNGLPVGVQLMAAFGREDLLLKLSAQIEEAVGGFFKRLPDL